The proteins below come from a single Rosa rugosa chromosome 2, drRosRugo1.1, whole genome shotgun sequence genomic window:
- the LOC133728988 gene encoding probable LRR receptor-like serine/threonine-protein kinase At1g56130 isoform X1: protein MKHSSLSSLCFCLGYLGSFWFHVSMAQNATNATTDPSEVSALNSIFQQWGAQSVALWNISGEPCSGSAINGTQFESPPNNPAIICDCTYDSSTTCHITQLRVYALDKRGRFPEELLALKYLNFLKIDQNFFTGPLPAWIGNMSALTLLSIAHNAFSGPIPKELGNLKDLNMLSFGSNNFSGTLPPELGNLIKLQQLYINSCGLTGEIPSTFANLRNMQVLWASDTPFSGKIPDFIGNWTKLNSLRLQGNSLEGPIPTNFSQLTSLNSLRISDIYNGSSSLGFIKNMKNLTDLVLRNALITGSLPSDIAEYPTYLQILDLSFNNLTGQLPNGLFNMSSLTYLFLGNNSLSGSLPNQKTSILQNVDLSYNYLSGSLPPWVTSTAQLNLVVNNFTFDSSNTTLPGLNCLQRNFPCNRNAPRYANFSIKCGGQELRGSDGILYEAENSTLGPATFSVTSTEKWAVSNVGMFADRKNPDYVVNTLAQVTGTDVTPELFQTSRLSPGSLRYFGLGLENGPYTVTLQFAETVFLDRASQTWKSLGRRLFDIYIQGDLKWKDFDISKEAGGVFRAVARNFNVNVSENYLDIHLFWAGKGTCCIPEQGDYGPLISAVKVVPEFTPTVSGIPPTTPGKKSNTGLIVGIVVPLGVVGLLLIFSVLYLRRKKAEKYDDEDLLALENRPNTFSYSELKEATEDFNPSNKLGEGGYGPVYKGTLSDGRVVAVKQLSVASHQGKSQFGAEIATISAVQHRNLVKLYGCCIEGSQRILVYEYLENKSLDQALFGTNDLHLDWLTRFNIMLGTARGLAYLHEESSPRIVHRDVKASNILLDAELCPKISDFGLAKLYDDDKTHISTRVAGTIGYLAPEYAMRGHLTEKADVFSFGVVVLEILSGRPNADSDLDAGKTYLLEWAWTLHENNKTLELVDPRLTDFDDQEAIRFIKVAFQCTQGPPMTRPSMSRVVGMLSGDIEVGSTVMSKPSYLTDWDYKDVTTSSFLIDRDTPSTDSKSELNLQPGSTTGASTDIDLSPSPVEVNRSMVTDIIREGR from the exons ATGAAGCATTCTTCTCTTTCATCACTATGCTTCTGCCTAGGCTATCTGGGTAGTTTCTGGTTTCACGTTTCCATGGCTCAAAATGCTACAAATGCTACTACGGACCCATCTGAAG TGTCGGCTTTGAACTCGATCTTCCAACAGTGGGGAGCACAGTCAGTGGCGCTGTGGAATATCAGTGGAGAGCCATGCAGTGGATCAGCCATCAATGGAACTCAATTTGAGAGCCCTCCTAATAACCCTGCCATCATTTGCGACTGTACTTATGACAGTAGCACCACCTGCCATATTACCCAACT gaGAGTTTATGCTCTAGACAAAAGAGGAAGGTTTCCAGAAGAGCTTCTGGCTTTGAAATATCTGAACTTTTT gAAAATAGATCAGAACTTTTTCACAGGTCCCTTACCCGCATGGATTGGCAATATGTCTGCACTCACGTTGTT GTCAATTGCCCACAATGCATTCTCTGGGCCGATCCCCAAGGAACTCGGAAATCTGAAGGACCTAAATATGCT GTCCTTTGGATCAAATAATTTCTCTGGAACACTCCCTCCAGAACTTGGTAATCTAATCAAGCTCCAGCAACT TTACATAAACAGCTGTGGACTTACTGGTGAAATTCCTTCAACATTTGCTAACCTTCGTAACATGCAAGTCCT TTGGGCATCAGACACTCCTTTCTCTGGAAAGATACCTGATTTCATTGGGAATTGGACGAAGCTAAACTCACT GAGACTTCAAGGAAACTCTTTAGAAGGCCCAATACCAACCAATTTTTCTCAGTTGACCTCATTGAATTCTCT GCGAATCAGTGATATATACAATGGGAGCTCCTCTCTTGGTTTCATAAAAAATATGAAGAACTTGACTGATTT AGTTCTACGAAATGCATTGATTACTGGTAGCCTCCCTTCTGATATTGCAGAATACCCAACTTATTTACAGATACT GGATTTGAGTTTCAACAATTTGACAGGCCAACTCCCAAATGGCTTGTTCAACATGAGTTCTCTTACATACTT ATTTCTTGGGAACAATAGTCTGTCTGGATCACTTCCTAACCAAAAGACCAGTATACTTCAGAACGT AGACTTGTCTTACAACTATTTATCAGGGAGTCTTCCTCCATGGGTAACCTCAACAGCGCAACT GAACTTAGTGGTGAACAACTTCACCTTTGACAGTTCAAACACAAC TCTTCCTGGGTTGAATTGCCTTCAGAGAAATTTTCCATGCAATAGAAATGCCCCACGAT ATGCAAATTTTTCAATCAAGTGTGGTGGACAAGAACTTAGAGGAAGTGATGGTATATTGTATGAGGCAGAAAACTCAACTCTTGGCCCAGCTACATTTAGTGTAACCAGTACAGAGAAATGGGCGGTAAGCAATGTGGGTATGTTTGCTGACAGAAAGAATCCAGACTATGTGGTGAATACCCTGGCACAAGTCACTGGGACAGATGTGACCCCAGAGCTTTTCCAGACCTCAAGATTGTCTCCCGGATCGCTGAGGTACTTCGGCCTGGGTCTGGAGAATGGGCCTTATACTGTAACATTGCAATTTGCAGAAACGGTTTTTTTAGATCGTGCCTCACAAACATGGAAAAGTCTTGGTCGGCGCCTATTTGATATCTATATTCAG GGGGATCTAAAATGGAAGGACTTTGACATCTCGAAGGAGGCAGGTGGAGTTTTCAGAGCTGTTGCTAGAAACTTCAATGTTAATGTGTCAGAAAATTATCTTGACATTCATCTGTTCTGGGCTGGTAAGGGGACCTGCTGCATACCCGAACAAGGTGATTACGGCCCTCTAATATCAGCGGTTAAAGTTGTTCCAG AATTTACTCCAACTGTTTCTGGGATTCCACCAACAACTCCAGGAAAGAAGAGCAACACAGGACTGATAGTTGGTATTGTAGTTCCTCTTGGAGTTGTGGGCTTGCTGTTAATATTTTCAGTTCTATATTTGAGGAGGAAAAAAGCAGAAAAATATGACGATGAAG ACCTTCTAGCACTAGAGAACAGACCAAATACTTTCAGTTATTCCGAGTTGAAAGAAGCAACAGAAGATTTTAATCCTTCAAATAAGCTAGGAGAGGGAGGATATGGCCCTGTTTACAAG GGTACACTTTCCGATGGGAGGGTAGTGGCTGTGAAGCAACTTTCAGTGGCATCTCACCAAGGGAAGAGTCAATTTGGTGCAGAAATTGCTACTATATCTGCAGTGCAACATCGCAATCTAGTGAAATTGTATGGATGCTGTATCGAAGGAAGCCAGCGAATTTTGGTTTATGAATATCTTGAAAACAAGAGCCTTGATCAAGCACTTTTTG GAACAAATGACCTGCACCTTGACTGGCTTACCCGCTTCAATATAATGTTGGGAACAGCAAGAGGACTTGCTTATCTTCATGAGGAGTCAAGCCCAAGGATTGTGCATAGAGATGTCAAAGCCAGTAATATTTTGCTCGACGCAGAACTCTGcccaaaaatatcagattttggATTAGCAAAGCTATATGATGATGACAAAACCCATATCAGTACCCGAGTTGCAGGGACAAT AGGCTATTTGGCACCAGAGTATGCAATGCGTGGACATCTGACTGAGAAGGCTGAtgttttcagttttggggtTGTTGTTTTGGAGATTCTCAGTGGAAGACCAAATGCTGACAGTGATTTGGATGCTGGAAAGACTTATCTCCTTGAATGG GCTTGGACTCTGCATGAAAATAACAAGACTTTGGAGTTGGTGGATCCCAGATTGACAGATTTTGATGATCAAGAAGCTATTAGGTTCATAAAAGTAGCTTTCCAATGCACACAGGGACCGCCAATGACGCGGCCATCTATGTCACGCGTGGTTGGCATGCTTTCTGGAGATATTGAAGTAGGCAGcactgtcatgtcaaagccgaGTTATTTGACAGATTGGGACTATAAAGATGTAACAACAAGTAGCTTTTTGATTGATCGCGATACACCATCAACTGATAGTAAGAGTGAGCTCAACCTTCAGCCCGGCAGCACAACTGGTGCTAGCACCGATATTGACCTTTCACCATCTCCTGTGGAAGTTAATCGATCAATGGTCACCGACATTATAAGAGAAGGAAGGTAA
- the LOC133728988 gene encoding probable LRR receptor-like serine/threonine-protein kinase At1g56130 isoform X2, with amino-acid sequence MKHSSLSSLCFCLGYLGSFWFHVSMAQNATNATTDPSEVSALNSIFQQWGAQSVALWNISGEPCSGSAINGTQFESPPNNPAIICDCTYDSSTTCHITQLRVYALDKRGRFPEELLALKYLNFLKIDQNFFTGPLPAWIGNMSALTLLSIAHNAFSGPIPKELGNLKDLNMLSFGSNNFSGTLPPELGNLIKLQQLYINSCGLTGEIPSTFANLRNMQVLWASDTPFSGKIPDFIGNWTKLNSLRLQGNSLEGPIPTNFSQLTSLNSLRISDIYNGSSSLGFIKNMKNLTDLVLRNALITGSLPSDIAEYPTYLQILDLSFNNLTGQLPNGLFNMSSLTYLFLGNNSLSGSLPNQKTSILQNVDLSYNYLSGSLPPWVTSTAQLNLVVNNFTFDSSNTTLPGLNCLQRNFPCNRNAPRYANFSIKCGGQELRGSDGILYEAENSTLGPATFSVTSTEKWAVSNVGMFADRKNPDYVVNTLAQVTGTDVTPELFQTSRLSPGSLRYFGLGLENGPYTVTLQFAETVFLDRASQTWKSLGRRLFDIYIQGDLKWKDFDISKEAGGVFRAVARNFNVNVSENYLDIHLFWAGKGTCCIPEQGDYGPLISAVKVVPEFTPTVSGIPPTTPGKKSNTGLIVGIVVPLGVVGLLLIFSVLYLRRKKAEKYDDEDLLALENRPNTFSYSELKEATEDFNPSNKLGEGGYGPVYKGTLSDGRVVAVKQLSVASHQGKSQFGAEIATISAVQHRNLVKLYGCCIEGSQRILVYEYLENKSLDQALFGTNDLHLDWLTRFNIMLGTARGLAYLHEESSPRIVHRDVKASNILLDAELCPKISDFGLAKLYDDDKTHISTRVAGTM; translated from the exons ATGAAGCATTCTTCTCTTTCATCACTATGCTTCTGCCTAGGCTATCTGGGTAGTTTCTGGTTTCACGTTTCCATGGCTCAAAATGCTACAAATGCTACTACGGACCCATCTGAAG TGTCGGCTTTGAACTCGATCTTCCAACAGTGGGGAGCACAGTCAGTGGCGCTGTGGAATATCAGTGGAGAGCCATGCAGTGGATCAGCCATCAATGGAACTCAATTTGAGAGCCCTCCTAATAACCCTGCCATCATTTGCGACTGTACTTATGACAGTAGCACCACCTGCCATATTACCCAACT gaGAGTTTATGCTCTAGACAAAAGAGGAAGGTTTCCAGAAGAGCTTCTGGCTTTGAAATATCTGAACTTTTT gAAAATAGATCAGAACTTTTTCACAGGTCCCTTACCCGCATGGATTGGCAATATGTCTGCACTCACGTTGTT GTCAATTGCCCACAATGCATTCTCTGGGCCGATCCCCAAGGAACTCGGAAATCTGAAGGACCTAAATATGCT GTCCTTTGGATCAAATAATTTCTCTGGAACACTCCCTCCAGAACTTGGTAATCTAATCAAGCTCCAGCAACT TTACATAAACAGCTGTGGACTTACTGGTGAAATTCCTTCAACATTTGCTAACCTTCGTAACATGCAAGTCCT TTGGGCATCAGACACTCCTTTCTCTGGAAAGATACCTGATTTCATTGGGAATTGGACGAAGCTAAACTCACT GAGACTTCAAGGAAACTCTTTAGAAGGCCCAATACCAACCAATTTTTCTCAGTTGACCTCATTGAATTCTCT GCGAATCAGTGATATATACAATGGGAGCTCCTCTCTTGGTTTCATAAAAAATATGAAGAACTTGACTGATTT AGTTCTACGAAATGCATTGATTACTGGTAGCCTCCCTTCTGATATTGCAGAATACCCAACTTATTTACAGATACT GGATTTGAGTTTCAACAATTTGACAGGCCAACTCCCAAATGGCTTGTTCAACATGAGTTCTCTTACATACTT ATTTCTTGGGAACAATAGTCTGTCTGGATCACTTCCTAACCAAAAGACCAGTATACTTCAGAACGT AGACTTGTCTTACAACTATTTATCAGGGAGTCTTCCTCCATGGGTAACCTCAACAGCGCAACT GAACTTAGTGGTGAACAACTTCACCTTTGACAGTTCAAACACAAC TCTTCCTGGGTTGAATTGCCTTCAGAGAAATTTTCCATGCAATAGAAATGCCCCACGAT ATGCAAATTTTTCAATCAAGTGTGGTGGACAAGAACTTAGAGGAAGTGATGGTATATTGTATGAGGCAGAAAACTCAACTCTTGGCCCAGCTACATTTAGTGTAACCAGTACAGAGAAATGGGCGGTAAGCAATGTGGGTATGTTTGCTGACAGAAAGAATCCAGACTATGTGGTGAATACCCTGGCACAAGTCACTGGGACAGATGTGACCCCAGAGCTTTTCCAGACCTCAAGATTGTCTCCCGGATCGCTGAGGTACTTCGGCCTGGGTCTGGAGAATGGGCCTTATACTGTAACATTGCAATTTGCAGAAACGGTTTTTTTAGATCGTGCCTCACAAACATGGAAAAGTCTTGGTCGGCGCCTATTTGATATCTATATTCAG GGGGATCTAAAATGGAAGGACTTTGACATCTCGAAGGAGGCAGGTGGAGTTTTCAGAGCTGTTGCTAGAAACTTCAATGTTAATGTGTCAGAAAATTATCTTGACATTCATCTGTTCTGGGCTGGTAAGGGGACCTGCTGCATACCCGAACAAGGTGATTACGGCCCTCTAATATCAGCGGTTAAAGTTGTTCCAG AATTTACTCCAACTGTTTCTGGGATTCCACCAACAACTCCAGGAAAGAAGAGCAACACAGGACTGATAGTTGGTATTGTAGTTCCTCTTGGAGTTGTGGGCTTGCTGTTAATATTTTCAGTTCTATATTTGAGGAGGAAAAAAGCAGAAAAATATGACGATGAAG ACCTTCTAGCACTAGAGAACAGACCAAATACTTTCAGTTATTCCGAGTTGAAAGAAGCAACAGAAGATTTTAATCCTTCAAATAAGCTAGGAGAGGGAGGATATGGCCCTGTTTACAAG GGTACACTTTCCGATGGGAGGGTAGTGGCTGTGAAGCAACTTTCAGTGGCATCTCACCAAGGGAAGAGTCAATTTGGTGCAGAAATTGCTACTATATCTGCAGTGCAACATCGCAATCTAGTGAAATTGTATGGATGCTGTATCGAAGGAAGCCAGCGAATTTTGGTTTATGAATATCTTGAAAACAAGAGCCTTGATCAAGCACTTTTTG GAACAAATGACCTGCACCTTGACTGGCTTACCCGCTTCAATATAATGTTGGGAACAGCAAGAGGACTTGCTTATCTTCATGAGGAGTCAAGCCCAAGGATTGTGCATAGAGATGTCAAAGCCAGTAATATTTTGCTCGACGCAGAACTCTGcccaaaaatatcagattttggATTAGCAAAGCTATATGATGATGACAAAACCCATATCAGTACCCGAGTTGCAGGGACAAT GTAG